The proteins below are encoded in one region of Tachypleus tridentatus isolate NWPU-2018 chromosome 4, ASM421037v1, whole genome shotgun sequence:
- the LOC143248153 gene encoding general transcription factor II-I repeat domain-containing protein 2B-like, whose product MHEKGQDFPQLTDVAWLNNLMFFTDFISHFNALNTKLQGVGKTAERMFCDIKAFERKLQVFEKDIEGGELKYFPNLKMHLENSTTFADCSLSKQEISKEFSSIIAVAKENFSNRFMQFRKIEKTLYFLTFPDKTEFEDLDLSCLHWLGLKTLEMELVEFQENYTWTNKFCALRKTFEKIECGGILEENVAKSCENEILKVWNSLPINFKSMKLLGIALLTLFGSSYACEQLFSTLNFIKSDRRNKLTDELSVALKSTKYEPSINKLSECSQQQRSH is encoded by the coding sequence ATGCATGAAAAAGGACAAGACTTTCCACAGCTCACTGATGTGGCTTGGCTTAATAACCTCATGTTCTTTACAGACTTTATATCACACTTCAATGCactgaacacaaaactacaaggAGTAGGAAAAACAGCAGAAAGAATGTTCTGTGATATAAAGGCATTTGAGAGAAAATTGCAAGTTTTTGAAAAAGACATCGAAGGTGGGGAActcaaatattttccaaatctgaAAATGCATTTAGAAAACTCGACAACATTTGCGGACTGTTCCTTAAGCAAACAGGAAATCTCCAAAGAATTTTCAAGCATTATCGCGGTAGCGAAGGAGAATTTTAGTAACAGATTTATGCAGTTTCGAAAGAtagaaaaaactttgtattttcttaCCTTTCCCGATAAAACTGAATTTGAAGATCTCGATCTTTCCTGTTTACACTGGTTGGGTTTGAAAACTCTAGAAATGGAGCTGGTAGAATTTCAGGAAAACTATACTTGGACTAATAAATTCTGTGCCCTGCGTAAAACATTTGAGAAAATAGAGTGTGGAGGGATCTTGGAAGAAAACGTTGCAAAGAgttgtgaaaatgaaattcttaaagtgTGGAATTCTTTGCCAATTAATTTTAAGTCAATGAAATTACTTGGAATAGCTCTTCTTACTTTGTTTGGATCATCTTACGCTTGTGAGCAGCtgttttcaactttgaatttcatcaaatcagACAGAAGAAACAAGCTTACAGATGAACTGAGTGTTGCTCtcaaatcaacaaaatatgaaCCATCAATTAACAAGTTATCCGAGTGTTCACAACAGCAGAGGTCgcattga
- the LOC143248154 gene encoding SCAN domain-containing protein 3-like, protein MNAKKAKLMDSGRLFQENWTKLFGTIERNGKALCILCGESVVCRTSSVKRHFETNHKNVAELDETEKEEFLANELRKYHSQCLNLGNFLSKPNHLTKASFQISLCIAKHGKSLSDGDFIKTTMLAGSDSLFSDFSNKREILQRVCEVPLSRNTVKDRILRMANDVNQQLSTDLQKASCYSMCLDESTDINNHARLAVILCYAVGDSMREELVKLISLPGRTQGVDIYNAVMECF, encoded by the coding sequence ATGAATGCAAAGAAGGCAAAGCTAATGGATAGTGGACgattatttcaagaaaattgGACAAAATTATTTGGAACCATTGAACGCAACGGAAAAGCGTTATGTATTTTATGTGGTGAAAGTGTTGTGTGTCGTACTTCAAGTGTCAAACGGCATTTTGAAACCAACCACAAAAATGTTGCTGAACTTGATGAAACAGAAAAGGAGGAATTTCTTGCAAACGAACTGAGGAAATATCATTCTCAATGTCTTAATCTTGGAAACTTTCTTTCTAAACCTAATCATTTGACGAAGgccagttttcaaatttcattatgtaTCGCTAAACATGGTAAGTCTCTATCTGATGGAGATTTCATAAAAACGACTATGTTAGCTGGAAGTGATTCCCTTTTTagtgatttttcaaataaacgtGAAATTTTACAACGAGTCTGTGAGGTACCACTTAGCAGAAATACCGTAAAAGATCGTATCTTACGTATGGCAAATGATGTCAATCAACAACTCagtactgatttacaaaaggctTCTTGTTACTCCATGTGTTTGGATGAGAGTACGGATATAAATAATCATGCAAGGTTAGCAGTAATTTTGTGTTATGCTGTTGGTGACTCCATGAGGGAAGAATTGGTGAAACTGATTTCTTTACCCGGAAGAACACAAGGAGTAGATATTTACAATGCTGTGATGGAATGTTTTTGA